A genomic region of Vitis vinifera cultivar Pinot Noir 40024 chromosome 7, ASM3070453v1 contains the following coding sequences:
- the LOC100852600 gene encoding uncharacterized protein LOC100852600, producing MFLANPIYSNPIKPTNLLLLSSLLTQNRLCIPIKYPPFISFSLHPHQLSFKLPTDQSPDRKRKEKTKKTLDRKMANKLVSVFLMCIVVMATLHIRQAVADDGYKTCYEPCDEECKSEGNGDTFCEMKCDTDCLAKVAAEKLNAFKP from the exons ATGTTTTTAGCAAACCCAATTTATTCCAACCCCATAAAACCCACAAACCTTCTCCTACTTTCAAGCCTCCTTACCCAAAACAGGCTGTGCATCCCCATTAAATACCCCCCATTCATCTCCTTCTCCCTCCACCCCCATCAACTCTCATTCAAACTTCCAACTGATCAAAGCCCAGAcaggaaaaggaaggaaaaaacaaaaaaaaccctagACAGAAAAATGGCCAACAAGCTGGTTTCAGTCTTTCTCATGTGCATCGTGGTCATGGCAACACTGCACATTCGCCAGGCCGTGGCCGACGATGGTTACAAGACATGTTACGAGCCCTGCGATGAAGAATGCAAATCCGAAGGCAACGGCGACACCTTCTGTGAAATGAAGTGCGACACCGACTGCCTCGCGAAGGTTGCTGCTG AAAAACTCAACGCCTTCAAGCCCTGA
- the LOC100852565 gene encoding proteasome subunit beta type-2-A, with product MECVFGLVGDGFALVVADSSAVHSILVHKSNEDKIMVLDSHKLLGASGEGGDRAQFTEYIQKNVALYQFRNGIPLTTAAAANFTRGELATALRKNPYAVNILLAGYDKDIGPSLYYIDYIASLHKIEKGAFGYGSYFSLAMMDRHYHSGMTVEEAVDLVDKCIMEIRSRLVVAPPNFVIKIVDKDGAREYAWRESIKDTTGAPTS from the exons ATGGAGTGCGTGTTCGGATTGGTCGGTGATGGCTTTGCTCTGGTGGTGGCGGACTCGTCAGCCGTACACAGCATCCTCGTTCACAAATCCAACGAGGACAAGATCATGGTTCTTGATTCTCACAAGCTCTTGGGCGCCAGCGGCGAAGGCGGCGACAG AGCTCAGTTTACGGAGTACATACAGAAGAATGTAGCGTTGTATCAGTTCCGTAACGGGATTCCGTTGACGACAGCTGCCGCGGCGAATTTCACTCGAGGAGAGCTTGCTACTGCGTTGCGGAAG AACCCATATGCTGTCAACATCTTACTGGCGGGATACGACAAGGATATTGGCCCATCTCTTTACTACATTGACTACATTGCCTCTCTTCACAAGATAGAGAAGGGCGCCTTTGGTTATGGATCCTATTTCTCTTTGGCAATGATGGACAGACACTATCACAGTGGAATGACTGTTGAAGAAGCTGTTGATCTGGTTGACAAATGCATCATGGAGATCCGATCCAGGCTGGTTGTGGCTCCTCCAAATTTTGTGATCAAGATTGTTGACAAGGATGGAGCAAGGGAATATGCCTGGCGTGAGTCCATCAAGGATACCACTGGTGCTCCTACATCCTGA
- the LOC100852532 gene encoding non-specific lipid transfer protein GPI-anchored 16 codes for MEGLKAFQHMVAVYTTLLAISVISANAQISTPCTTSMISSFTPCLNFITGSTSGNGSSPTAGCCSSLRSLTSTTMDCACLIITGSVPLQLPINRTLAISLPRACNMGSVPIQCKASGTPLPAPGPVLLGPTLPPPAAAPLSPRASKAAAATLAPAPEPETAIELSPASPPVDSETPTTTTPGIRPVLTPSASNPSYISSPLLLIVLGIMFLKCY; via the exons ATGGAAGGGCTCAAGGCTTTCCAACATATGGTTGCAGTATACACAACTCTGCTAGCTATTTCAGTCATTTCAGCTAATGCGCAGATCAGTACACCCTGCACTACCTCAATGATCAGCAGCTTCACGCCATGCTTAAATTTCATCACAGGGAGCACCAGCGGCAACGGGTCTTCGCCAACAGCTGGCTGCTGCAGCTCACTAAGATCACTCACGAGTACTACCATGGATTGTGCTTGTCTCATAATAACTGGGAGTGTTCCTCTTCAACTTCCCATTAACCGAACACTGGCTATCTCCCTCCCTCGAGCTTGTAACATGGGAAGTGTGCCAATACAGTGTAAAG CCTCTGGTACTCCCCTACCAGCTCCAG GTCCTGTCCTACTGGGGCCAACTCTCCCACCTCCAGCCGCTGCTCCCCTGAGTCCACGAG CTTCCaaagcagcagcagcaacactGGCTCCAGCACCAGAACCTGAAACAGCTATAGAACTATCACCGGCATCCCCACCAGTGGATTCAGAAACTCCAACAACAACCACTCCGGGAATCCGACCAGTGCTTACGCCATCAGCTTCTAATCCATCTTACATTTCTTCACCTCTCCTGTTAATAGTTCTAGGAATCATGTTTCTCAAGTGCTACTAA
- the LOC100853719 gene encoding non-specific lipid transfer protein GPI-anchored 15-like codes for MLLTARQRHSITASMPVLGAQWWWCDVRYQCKPNSCSSSPGACYVQTPLASQCNAASGPTTSATSPGSSPADSSDDTPDVPTTPSESGIPSGAGSKTVPSTDGSSSD; via the exons ATGCTGCTCACAGCTCGCCAGCGTCATTCAATCACAGCCTCAATGCCTGTGCTTGGTGCTCAATGGTGGTGGTGCGATGTTAGGTATCAATGTAAACCAAACTCTTGCTCTAGCTCTCCCGGTGCCTGTTATGTGCAAACTCCACTAGCTAGCCAGTGTAACG CTGCCAGTGGACCTACAACTTCAGCAACTTCCCCAGGGAGCTCACCAGCAGATTCTTCAGATGACACTCCTGATGTTCCAACCACACCATCAGAGTCAGGCATCCCTTCAG GAGCAGGGTCTAAAACAGTTCCATCAACAGATGGGAGCTCATCTGATTGA